One window of Hoplias malabaricus isolate fHopMal1 chromosome 16, fHopMal1.hap1, whole genome shotgun sequence genomic DNA carries:
- the dhx38 gene encoding pre-mRNA-splicing factor ATP-dependent RNA helicase PRP16 isoform X1, with the protein MEDDASLHRLEGSNPGVQVGGLILKKKSASAEQHVFRAPAPRTSLLGLDLLAAQKRKEREGKEQLNSDLDDRSSKKSKVSSYKDWEEGKSDSGSDDDDDAGGKSKNVKKESRKYRMTGSETPSNPGGVSEEFRRKHQQREKDRREHGVYASSKEGKHRDRERSRDMERDRDRDRDRNRGKERKSDREEGRESSRSRGLSSARSEHGDGSVRSERSQRDVWSERISRGTHREEPESPRHRPKDATTPSRSSWDEDDSGYASSRRSHWESPSPAPSHKETDRSERSSRSSRESERRDKSVRARYPEDTPLPTPSYKYNEWANDRKHLGSTPRLSRGKGKKENGEDGISFENEEEKEQWEEDQRQADRDWYMMDEGYDEFHNPLTSSSDEYVKKREQILQKQTQKRISAQKRQINEDNERWETNRMLTSGVVQRLEVDEDFEEDNAAKVHLLVHNLVPPFLDGRIVFTKQPEPVIPVKDATSDMAIISRKGSQLVRKHREQKERKKAQHKHWELAGTKLGDIMGIKKEEDSSETKPVGEDGAVDYRAEQKFADHMKEKSEASSEFAKKKTLLEQRQFLPIFAVRQQLLNIIRDNSIVIVVGETGSGKTTQLTQYLHEDGYTSYGMVGCTQPRRVAAMSVAKRVSEEMGSNLGEEVGYAIRFEDCTSEKTMIKYMTDGILLRESLRESDLDHYSAVIMDEAHERSLNTDVLFGLLREVVSRRSDLKLIVTSATMDSDKFAAFFGNVPIFHIPGRTFPVDILFSKTPQEDYVEAAVKQALQIHLSGMAGDILIFMPGQEDIEVTSDQIIERLEDLENAPPLAVLPIYSQLPSDLQAKIFQKAPDGVRKCIVATNIAETSLTVDGIMFVVDSGYCKLKVFNPRIGMDALQVYPISQANANQRAGRAGRTGPGQCYRLYTQSAFKNEMLTTTIPEIQRTNLANVVLLLKSLGVQDLLLFHFMDPPPEDNMLNSMYQLWILGALDNTGALTPTGRLMVEFPLDPALSKMLIVSCDMGCSADILIIVSMLSVPTIFYRPKGREEESDQVREKFAIPESDHLTYLNVYLQWKNNNYSSIWCNEHFIHTKAMRKVREVRAQLKDIMVQQKMNLTSCGSDWDVIRKCICAAYFHQAAKLKGIGEYVNVRTGMPCHLHPTSSLFGMGYTPDYITYHELVMTTKEYMQCVTAVDGEWLAELGPMFYSIKHAGKSRQENRRRAKEEITNMEEEMSLAEQQLRARKEEQERKNNIGSARSVKICTPGRREDVPMTPKRTPARFGL; encoded by the exons ATGGAGGATGATGCCTCCCTGCACCGTTTGGAAGGCAGTAACCCAGGTGTACAGGTTGGTGGACTCATATTAAAGAAGAAAAGTGCTTCAGCAGAGCAGCATGTATTTCGAGCCCCTGCTCCTCGGACATCTCTCCTCGGTCTGGATCTGCTGGCTGCACAGAAACGCAAAGAACGGGAAGGGAAGGAGCAACTGAACTCAGACCTCGATGACAGGAGCTCAAAAAAGTCCAAAGTGTCTTCCTACAAGGATTGGGAGGAGGGCAAAAGCGACTCTGGgtcagatgatgatgatgatgcaggGGGTAAAAGCAAGAATGTGAAGAAAGAAAG CAGAAAGTACCGTATGACAGGCTCAGAAACACCTTCTAACCCTGGTGGGGTGAGTGAGGAATTCCGGCGAAAACAtcagcaaagagaaaaagaccgTCGAGAACATGGTGTATATGCATCATCCAAAGAGggcaaacacagagacagagaaagaagcaGAGACATGGAGCGGGATCGGGACCGGGATAGAGACAGAAACCGGGGCAAAGAGCGAAAAAGTGATCGAG AAGAAGGTCGAGAGTCGAGCCGCAGTCGGGGTTTGAGCAGCGCTCGCTCGGAGCATGGGGACGGCAGTGTAAGGAGCGAACGCTCTCAGAGGGACGTCTGGTCAGAGCGCATCAGCCGCGGGACCCACAGGGAAGAGCCTGAAAGTCCTCGCCATCGCCCCAAAG ATGCTACAACACCATCCCGGTCAAGTTGGGATGAAGATGACAGTGGCTATGCCAGCTCACGCCGCTCCCACTGGGAGAGCCCCTCTCCAGCTCCTTCACACAAGGAGACTGATCGCTCGGAGCGCAGTTCTCGCTCATCCCGCGAGAGCGAGAGGAGAGACAA GTCAGTGAGGGCTCGTTATCCAGAAGACACTCCTCTACCCACGCCCTCATACAAATACAATGAGTGGGCAAATGACAGGAAACATCTTGGCTCCACCCCTCGTCTCTCTAGAGGGAAAG GTAAAAAGGAAAATGGAGAGGATGGCATCTCCTTTGAAaatgaggaggagaaggagcaaTGGGAGGAAGACCAGAGG CAAGCCGACAGAGATTGGTACATGATGGATGAGGGTTATGATGAGTTCCATAACCCTTTGACTTCAAGCTCAGATGAGTATGTTAAGAAGAGAGAGCAGATTTTACAAAAGCAGACCCAGAAACGAATATCAGCTCAAAAGCGACAGATCAATGAG GACAATGAACGTTGGGAGACTAACCGAATGTTAACCAGTGGCGTTGTGCAGCGGTTGGAAGTGGATGAGGACTTTGAAGAAGACAATGCAGCAAAAGTCCACTTGCTGGTCCACAACCTAGTTCCTCCTTTCTTAGATGGCAGAATTGTCTTCACCAAGCAG CCTGAGCCAGTCATTCCTGTGAAAGATGCCACTTCAGACATGGCGATTATATCCCGCAAGGGCAGCCAGCTGGTccgcaaacacagagagcagAAGGAGCGCAAGAAG GCTCAGCACAAACACTGGGAGCTGGCTGGGACCAAGCTTGGAGACATTATGGGCATCAAGAAAGAAGAAGACAGTTCTGAAACCAAACCAGTAGGAGAGGATGGAGCTGTAGACTACAG ggCAGAGCAGAAGTTTGCTGACCACATGAAGGAAAAGAGTGAGGCCAGCAGTGAATTTGCTAAGAAAAAGACTTTGTTGGAGCAGAGACAGTTTCTGCCCATCTTTGCTGTCCGACAACAGCTACTGAACATAATCAG AGACAATAGCATTGTGATTGTAGTTGGTGAGACGGGCAGTGGGAAGACCACCCAGTTAACACAGTACCTTCATGAGGATGGCTACACCAGTTATGGCATGGTGGGCTGCACACAGCCTCGCAGAGTGGCAGCTATGAGTGTGGCCAAGAGAGTTAGTGAGGAGATGGGCAGCAACCTCGGAGAAGAG GTTGGCTATGCTATCCGATTTGAAGACTGTACCTCTGAGAAGACCATGATTAAATACATGACAGATGGGATCTTGTTGCGAGAGTCTCTTCGCGAGTCTGATTTGGACCACTACAGCGCAGTCATCATGGATGAGGCTCATGAGCGTTCCCTCAACACAGACGTGCTTTTTGGCCTGCTTCGAGAG GTGGTGTCCAGGCGCTCTGATCTGAAGCTCATTGTCACATCTGCCACCATGGACTCTGACAAATTTGCAGCATTCTTTGGAAATGTTCCTATCTTCCACATTCCCGGAAGGACATTCCCTGTGGACATCTTGTTCAGTAAA acTCCTCAGGAGGACTATGTTGAGGCTGCGGTGAAGCAGGCCTTGCAAATCCACCTCAGTGGAATGGCTGGAGACATCCTCATCTTCATGCCTGGTCAGGAGGACATTGAG GTAACGTCAGATCAGATTATAGAACGCTTGGAGGATCTGGAGAATGCTCCTCCACTTGCTGTTCTGCCCATCTATTCTCAGTTGCCCTCAGACCTGCAGGCCAAGATCTTTCAGAAG GCCCCAGATGGAGTGAGGAAATGCATTGTTGCCACCAACATCGCTGAAACCTCTCTGACAGTAGATGGCATCATGTTTGTTGTGGACTCTGGGTATTGCAAACTCAAG GTGTTCAACCCTCGTATAGGTATGGATGCTCTGCAGGTTTACCCCATTAGCCAGGCCAATGCCAACCAACGTGCTGGCAGAGCTGGGAGGACGGGTCCAGGCCAGTGCTACAG ATTATACACACAAAGTGCCTTCAAGAACGAGATGTTGACCACAACCATCCCAGAGATCCAACGCACCAATCTGGCTAATGTGGTGCTGCTGCTGAAGTCTCTTGGGGTGCAGGACTTGCTGCTCTTTCACTTCATGGACCCACCACCTGAAGACAACATGCTCAATTCCATGTACCAACTGTGGATACTGGGTGCCCTGGACAACACGG GTGCTCTGACTCCCACTGGGCGGCTCATGGTGGAATTTCCTCTGGATCCAGCTTTGTCCAAGATGTTGATTGTGTCCTGTGATATGGGCTGCAGTGCTGATATCCTCATTATAGTCTCCATGCTGTCTGTGCCGACCATTTTCTACagaccaaag GGGCGAGAAGAGGAGAGTGACCAGGTCAGGGAGAAGTTTGCTATCCCTGAGAGTGATCATCTGACCTACCTCAATGTTTACCTGCAGTGGAAGAATAACAACTATTCCAGCATCTGGTGCAATGAGCACTTCATTCACACCAAGGCCATGCGAAAA GTACGGGAAGTGCGAGCCCAACTCAAAGACATCATGGTGCAGCAGAAAATGAACCTGACCTCCTGCGGCTCAGATTGGGACGTGATCAGAAAGTGCATATGTGCAGCCTATTTTCACCAGGCTGCGAAACTGAAG GGCATAGGGGAGTATGTGAATGTGCGGACTGGAATGCCCTGTCACCTTCACCCCACCAGCTCTCTCTTTGGCATGGGCTACACCCCTGATTATATCACCTACCACGAGCTGGTCATGACCACCAAG GAGTACATGCAGTGTGTGACAGCAGTGGATGGTGAATGGTTGGCGGAGCTGGGCCCCATGTTCTATAGCATTAAACACGCTGGAAAGAGCAGACAG GAGAATCGACGGAGGGCCAAAGAAGAGATCACCAATATGGAGGAGGAAATGTCCCTGGCTGAACAACAGTTGCGTGCACGGAAAGAAGAGCAGGAGAGGAAAAACAACATTGGCAGTGCAAG gtcagtgaagatCTGTACTCCAGGCAGACGAGAAGACGTGCCCATGACTCCAAAACGAACTCCTGCACGTTTTGGCCTTTAG
- the dhx38 gene encoding pre-mRNA-splicing factor ATP-dependent RNA helicase PRP16 isoform X4: MEDDASLHRLEGSNPGVQVGGLILKKKSASAEQHVFRAPAPRTSLLGLDLLAAQKRKEREGKEQLNSDLDDRSSKKSKVSSYKDWEEGKSDSGSDDDDDAGGKSKNVKKERKYRMTGSETPSNPGGVSEEFRRKHQQREKDRREHGVYASSKEGKHRDRERSRDMERDRDRDRDRNRGKERKSDREGRESSRSRGLSSARSEHGDGSVRSERSQRDVWSERISRGTHREEPESPRHRPKDATTPSRSSWDEDDSGYASSRRSHWESPSPAPSHKETDRSERSSRSSRESERRDKSVRARYPEDTPLPTPSYKYNEWANDRKHLGSTPRLSRGKGKKENGEDGISFENEEEKEQWEEDQRQADRDWYMMDEGYDEFHNPLTSSSDEYVKKREQILQKQTQKRISAQKRQINEDNERWETNRMLTSGVVQRLEVDEDFEEDNAAKVHLLVHNLVPPFLDGRIVFTKQPEPVIPVKDATSDMAIISRKGSQLVRKHREQKERKKAQHKHWELAGTKLGDIMGIKKEEDSSETKPVGEDGAVDYRAEQKFADHMKEKSEASSEFAKKKTLLEQRQFLPIFAVRQQLLNIIRDNSIVIVVGETGSGKTTQLTQYLHEDGYTSYGMVGCTQPRRVAAMSVAKRVSEEMGSNLGEEVGYAIRFEDCTSEKTMIKYMTDGILLRESLRESDLDHYSAVIMDEAHERSLNTDVLFGLLREVVSRRSDLKLIVTSATMDSDKFAAFFGNVPIFHIPGRTFPVDILFSKTPQEDYVEAAVKQALQIHLSGMAGDILIFMPGQEDIEVTSDQIIERLEDLENAPPLAVLPIYSQLPSDLQAKIFQKAPDGVRKCIVATNIAETSLTVDGIMFVVDSGYCKLKVFNPRIGMDALQVYPISQANANQRAGRAGRTGPGQCYRLYTQSAFKNEMLTTTIPEIQRTNLANVVLLLKSLGVQDLLLFHFMDPPPEDNMLNSMYQLWILGALDNTGALTPTGRLMVEFPLDPALSKMLIVSCDMGCSADILIIVSMLSVPTIFYRPKGREEESDQVREKFAIPESDHLTYLNVYLQWKNNNYSSIWCNEHFIHTKAMRKVREVRAQLKDIMVQQKMNLTSCGSDWDVIRKCICAAYFHQAAKLKGIGEYVNVRTGMPCHLHPTSSLFGMGYTPDYITYHELVMTTKEYMQCVTAVDGEWLAELGPMFYSIKHAGKSRQENRRRAKEEITNMEEEMSLAEQQLRARKEEQERKNNIGSARSVKICTPGRREDVPMTPKRTPARFGL, encoded by the exons ATGGAGGATGATGCCTCCCTGCACCGTTTGGAAGGCAGTAACCCAGGTGTACAGGTTGGTGGACTCATATTAAAGAAGAAAAGTGCTTCAGCAGAGCAGCATGTATTTCGAGCCCCTGCTCCTCGGACATCTCTCCTCGGTCTGGATCTGCTGGCTGCACAGAAACGCAAAGAACGGGAAGGGAAGGAGCAACTGAACTCAGACCTCGATGACAGGAGCTCAAAAAAGTCCAAAGTGTCTTCCTACAAGGATTGGGAGGAGGGCAAAAGCGACTCTGGgtcagatgatgatgatgatgcaggGGGTAAAAGCAAGAATGTGAAGAAAGAAAG AAAGTACCGTATGACAGGCTCAGAAACACCTTCTAACCCTGGTGGGGTGAGTGAGGAATTCCGGCGAAAACAtcagcaaagagaaaaagaccgTCGAGAACATGGTGTATATGCATCATCCAAAGAGggcaaacacagagacagagaaagaagcaGAGACATGGAGCGGGATCGGGACCGGGATAGAGACAGAAACCGGGGCAAAGAGCGAAAAAGTGATCGAG AAGGTCGAGAGTCGAGCCGCAGTCGGGGTTTGAGCAGCGCTCGCTCGGAGCATGGGGACGGCAGTGTAAGGAGCGAACGCTCTCAGAGGGACGTCTGGTCAGAGCGCATCAGCCGCGGGACCCACAGGGAAGAGCCTGAAAGTCCTCGCCATCGCCCCAAAG ATGCTACAACACCATCCCGGTCAAGTTGGGATGAAGATGACAGTGGCTATGCCAGCTCACGCCGCTCCCACTGGGAGAGCCCCTCTCCAGCTCCTTCACACAAGGAGACTGATCGCTCGGAGCGCAGTTCTCGCTCATCCCGCGAGAGCGAGAGGAGAGACAA GTCAGTGAGGGCTCGTTATCCAGAAGACACTCCTCTACCCACGCCCTCATACAAATACAATGAGTGGGCAAATGACAGGAAACATCTTGGCTCCACCCCTCGTCTCTCTAGAGGGAAAG GTAAAAAGGAAAATGGAGAGGATGGCATCTCCTTTGAAaatgaggaggagaaggagcaaTGGGAGGAAGACCAGAGG CAAGCCGACAGAGATTGGTACATGATGGATGAGGGTTATGATGAGTTCCATAACCCTTTGACTTCAAGCTCAGATGAGTATGTTAAGAAGAGAGAGCAGATTTTACAAAAGCAGACCCAGAAACGAATATCAGCTCAAAAGCGACAGATCAATGAG GACAATGAACGTTGGGAGACTAACCGAATGTTAACCAGTGGCGTTGTGCAGCGGTTGGAAGTGGATGAGGACTTTGAAGAAGACAATGCAGCAAAAGTCCACTTGCTGGTCCACAACCTAGTTCCTCCTTTCTTAGATGGCAGAATTGTCTTCACCAAGCAG CCTGAGCCAGTCATTCCTGTGAAAGATGCCACTTCAGACATGGCGATTATATCCCGCAAGGGCAGCCAGCTGGTccgcaaacacagagagcagAAGGAGCGCAAGAAG GCTCAGCACAAACACTGGGAGCTGGCTGGGACCAAGCTTGGAGACATTATGGGCATCAAGAAAGAAGAAGACAGTTCTGAAACCAAACCAGTAGGAGAGGATGGAGCTGTAGACTACAG ggCAGAGCAGAAGTTTGCTGACCACATGAAGGAAAAGAGTGAGGCCAGCAGTGAATTTGCTAAGAAAAAGACTTTGTTGGAGCAGAGACAGTTTCTGCCCATCTTTGCTGTCCGACAACAGCTACTGAACATAATCAG AGACAATAGCATTGTGATTGTAGTTGGTGAGACGGGCAGTGGGAAGACCACCCAGTTAACACAGTACCTTCATGAGGATGGCTACACCAGTTATGGCATGGTGGGCTGCACACAGCCTCGCAGAGTGGCAGCTATGAGTGTGGCCAAGAGAGTTAGTGAGGAGATGGGCAGCAACCTCGGAGAAGAG GTTGGCTATGCTATCCGATTTGAAGACTGTACCTCTGAGAAGACCATGATTAAATACATGACAGATGGGATCTTGTTGCGAGAGTCTCTTCGCGAGTCTGATTTGGACCACTACAGCGCAGTCATCATGGATGAGGCTCATGAGCGTTCCCTCAACACAGACGTGCTTTTTGGCCTGCTTCGAGAG GTGGTGTCCAGGCGCTCTGATCTGAAGCTCATTGTCACATCTGCCACCATGGACTCTGACAAATTTGCAGCATTCTTTGGAAATGTTCCTATCTTCCACATTCCCGGAAGGACATTCCCTGTGGACATCTTGTTCAGTAAA acTCCTCAGGAGGACTATGTTGAGGCTGCGGTGAAGCAGGCCTTGCAAATCCACCTCAGTGGAATGGCTGGAGACATCCTCATCTTCATGCCTGGTCAGGAGGACATTGAG GTAACGTCAGATCAGATTATAGAACGCTTGGAGGATCTGGAGAATGCTCCTCCACTTGCTGTTCTGCCCATCTATTCTCAGTTGCCCTCAGACCTGCAGGCCAAGATCTTTCAGAAG GCCCCAGATGGAGTGAGGAAATGCATTGTTGCCACCAACATCGCTGAAACCTCTCTGACAGTAGATGGCATCATGTTTGTTGTGGACTCTGGGTATTGCAAACTCAAG GTGTTCAACCCTCGTATAGGTATGGATGCTCTGCAGGTTTACCCCATTAGCCAGGCCAATGCCAACCAACGTGCTGGCAGAGCTGGGAGGACGGGTCCAGGCCAGTGCTACAG ATTATACACACAAAGTGCCTTCAAGAACGAGATGTTGACCACAACCATCCCAGAGATCCAACGCACCAATCTGGCTAATGTGGTGCTGCTGCTGAAGTCTCTTGGGGTGCAGGACTTGCTGCTCTTTCACTTCATGGACCCACCACCTGAAGACAACATGCTCAATTCCATGTACCAACTGTGGATACTGGGTGCCCTGGACAACACGG GTGCTCTGACTCCCACTGGGCGGCTCATGGTGGAATTTCCTCTGGATCCAGCTTTGTCCAAGATGTTGATTGTGTCCTGTGATATGGGCTGCAGTGCTGATATCCTCATTATAGTCTCCATGCTGTCTGTGCCGACCATTTTCTACagaccaaag GGGCGAGAAGAGGAGAGTGACCAGGTCAGGGAGAAGTTTGCTATCCCTGAGAGTGATCATCTGACCTACCTCAATGTTTACCTGCAGTGGAAGAATAACAACTATTCCAGCATCTGGTGCAATGAGCACTTCATTCACACCAAGGCCATGCGAAAA GTACGGGAAGTGCGAGCCCAACTCAAAGACATCATGGTGCAGCAGAAAATGAACCTGACCTCCTGCGGCTCAGATTGGGACGTGATCAGAAAGTGCATATGTGCAGCCTATTTTCACCAGGCTGCGAAACTGAAG GGCATAGGGGAGTATGTGAATGTGCGGACTGGAATGCCCTGTCACCTTCACCCCACCAGCTCTCTCTTTGGCATGGGCTACACCCCTGATTATATCACCTACCACGAGCTGGTCATGACCACCAAG GAGTACATGCAGTGTGTGACAGCAGTGGATGGTGAATGGTTGGCGGAGCTGGGCCCCATGTTCTATAGCATTAAACACGCTGGAAAGAGCAGACAG GAGAATCGACGGAGGGCCAAAGAAGAGATCACCAATATGGAGGAGGAAATGTCCCTGGCTGAACAACAGTTGCGTGCACGGAAAGAAGAGCAGGAGAGGAAAAACAACATTGGCAGTGCAAG gtcagtgaagatCTGTACTCCAGGCAGACGAGAAGACGTGCCCATGACTCCAAAACGAACTCCTGCACGTTTTGGCCTTTAG